One genomic segment of Pempheris klunzingeri isolate RE-2024b chromosome 21, fPemKlu1.hap1, whole genome shotgun sequence includes these proteins:
- the LOC139220969 gene encoding delta-type opioid receptor-like, with amino-acid sequence MESTPVEIFKEDNKCLSALLEDCPMNSSAWVSGYSDSRNVTHDDSWEQEGMSPIIPIITAVYSVVFVVGLLGNCLVMYVIIRYTKMKTATNIYIFNLALADALVTTTMPFQSTDYLLNTWPFGEVVCKVFISIDYYNMFTSIFTLTMMSVDRYVAVCHPVKALDFRTPIKAKMINVCIWILSSAAGIPAFVLGGTQTKSDITECALQFPEPYVYWDTLMKICVFVFAFVVPVLIITVCYSLMVLRLKSVRMLSGSREKDRNLRRITRLVVVVVAVFVVCWTPIHIFILVKALVSVPETTAIMAAYFFCVALGYTNSSLNPVLYAFLDENFKRCFKDFCLSAKLKGDKVSGSKKTPNTVQEAAVPLQNSDGTKPT; translated from the exons ATGGAAAGCACTCCGGTTGAAATATTCAAAGAAGACAATAAGTGCCTTTCCGCGCTGCTGGAGGACTGTCCGATGAATTCCTCAGCCTGGGTGTCCGGATACTCTGACAGCCGCAATGTGACCCACGATGATAGCTGGGAGCAGGAGGGCATGTCTCCCATCATCCCCATCATCACTGCGGTCTACTCAGTGGTGTTTGTGGTCGGCTTGTTGGGCAACTGCCTCGTCATGTATGTGATCATCAG GTACACAAAGATGAAGACAGCCaccaacatttacattttcaacttAGCCCTCGCTGACGCCCTCGTCACCACCACAATGCCCTTCCAGAGCACGGACTACCTGTTGAACACCTGGCCCTTTGGCGAGGTGGTTTGCAAGGTCTTCATCTCCATCGACTACTACAACATGTTCACCAGCATCTTCACTCTCACCATGATGAGCGTGGATCGCTACGTAGCTGTGTGCCACCCGGTGAAAGCCCTGGATTTCCGCACTCCAATCAAAGCCAAGATGATCAATGTGTGCATCTGGATCCTGTCCTCGGCCGCAGGGATACCTGCTTTTGTTCTGGGTGGCACCCAGACGAAGAGCG ACATAACTGAGTGTGCCTTACAGTTCCCAGAGCCGTACGTGTACTGGGACACACTGATGAAGATATGCGTGTTTGTCTTTGCCTTCGTCGTGCCTGTGCTCATCATCACCGTGTGCTACTCCCTCATGGTCCTGAGGCTGAAGAGCGTCCGAATGTTGTCCGGCTCGCGGGAAAAAGACCGCAACCTGCGTCGGATCACGCGGCTGGTGGTGGTCGTGGTGGCTGTGTTCGTGGTCTGCTGGACACCCATTCACATCTTCATCTTGGTCAAGGCGCTAGTGAGCGTGCCAGAAACCACCGCCATCATGGCCGCCTACTTCTTCTGCGTGGCTCTGGGCTACACAAACAGTAGCCTCAACCCTGTCCTCTACGCCTTTCTGGATGAGAACTTCAAACGCTGCTTCAAGGACTTCTGCCTCTCGGCCAAACTGAAGGGGGATAAGGTGTCAGGGAGCAAGAAGACCCCCAACACTGTGCAGGAGGCCGCTGTTCCCCTGCAGAACTCAGATGGGACTAAGCCGACATGA
- the LOC139220966 gene encoding charged multivesicular body protein 5-like — MNRIFGSGKPKAPPPNLTDCIGNVDGRAESVDKKIARLDAELVKYKDQMKKMRDGPSKNMVKQKAMRVLKQKRMYEGQRDNLMQQSFNMEQANYTIQSLKDTKTTVDAMKVGLKDMKKAYKNVKIDKIEDLQDQLEDMMEDASEIQEALSRNYGTPDIDESDLEAELDALGDELLLDDDSSYLDDAATAPSIPEGLPGETSTNRDGVLVDEFGLPQIPAT; from the exons ATGAACCGTATATTTGGCAGCGGAAAGCCCAAAGCTCCGCCACCGAACCTCACGGACTGCATAGGAAAT gTTGATGGTCGGGCGGAGTCCGTTGACAAGAAGATAGCCAGACTAGATGCTGAACTTGTGAAATACAAAGAtcagatgaagaagatgagagATGGACCCTCAAAG AACATGGTCAAGCAAAAGGCTATGAGAGTTCTGAAGCAGAAGAGAAT GTATGAGGGCCAGAGAGACAACCTCATGCAGCAGTCCTTCAACATGGAACAAGCTAACTACACAATCCAGTCCCTTAAAGACACTAAAACCACA GTTGATGCCATGAAAGTCGGCCTCAAAGACATGAAGAAAGCATACAAGAATGTGAAAATTGACAAGATCGAg GATCTTCAAGATCAGCTAGAGGACATGATGGAAGACGCCAGTGAAATCCAGGAGGCGCTGAGCAGAAACTACGGCACGCCTGACATTGACGAGTCAGACTTGGAAGCGG AACTGGATGCTTTGGGAGACGAGCTCCTATTGGACGACGACAGCTCCTACCTGGATGACGCTGCAACGGCTCCTTCCATCCCAGAGGGCCTGCCTGGAGAAACTTCAACCAACAGG GATGGTGTTCTGGTGGACGAGTTCGGCCTTCCTCAGATTCCAGCTACATAA